The Sesamum indicum cultivar Zhongzhi No. 13 linkage group LG1, S_indicum_v1.0, whole genome shotgun sequence genome includes a window with the following:
- the LOC105171046 gene encoding vesicle-associated protein 1-3 isoform X2: MQLTNKTDQYVAFKVKTTNPKRYCVRPNAGVVLPNSVCNVTVTMQAQKEAPPDMQCRDKFLVQSVIAPEGATNKDVTPEMFNKEDGKLVDDFRLRVVFVPANRPSPVPEGDEEGTSPGTSSAEDEIKKSSLPEAAQSVVSKLNEEKASIIKQNQKLLGELELMQKRSREGQRGGVSVVAVVVGLLLGILVGYLIRK; this comes from the exons ATGCAGTTGACCAATAAGACTGATCAGTATGTTGCATTTAAG GTGAAAACAACCAACCCCAAAAGGTACTGCGTTCGCCCTAATGCCGGCGTTGTTTTGCCCAATTCTGTGTGCAATGTCACAG TCACTATGCAAGCGCAAAAAGAGGCTCCTCCTGATATGCAATGTAGGGATAAGTTTCTGGTTCAGAGTGTTATTGCTCCAGAAGGTGCAACTAATAAGGATGTAACACCAGAAATG TTTAACAAGGAGGACGGGAAGCTTGTTGATGACTTCAGATTGAGGGTTGTTTTTGTTCCAGCTAACCGTCCCTCTCCAGTACCTGAAGGAGATGAAGAAGGGACTTCTCCTGGAACGTCTTCAGCTGAggatgagattaaaaaatctTCATTGCCTGAAGCT GCACAGTCAGTTGTCTCAAAGTTGAATGAGGAGAAAGcttctattattaaacaaaatcaaaagctGCTCGGAGAATTG GAATTGATGCAAAAACGAAGCAGAGAAGGGCAACGTGGTGGCGTATCTGTTGTGGCAGTAGTGGTTGGGCTACTTCTGGGTATATTGGTGGGATACTTGATCAggaaataa
- the LOC105171046 gene encoding vesicle-associated protein 1-3 isoform X1 — translation MSMGDFLGIQPSELKFPFELRKQSSCSMQLTNKTDQYVAFKVKTTNPKRYCVRPNAGVVLPNSVCNVTVTMQAQKEAPPDMQCRDKFLVQSVIAPEGATNKDVTPEMFNKEDGKLVDDFRLRVVFVPANRPSPVPEGDEEGTSPGTSSAEDEIKKSSLPEAAQSVVSKLNEEKASIIKQNQKLLGELELMQKRSREGQRGGVSVVAVVVGLLLGILVGYLIRK, via the exons ATGAGCATGGGAGATTTTCTCGGTATTCAGCCCTCAGAGCTGAAATTCCCAT TTGAATTGAGGAAGCAGAGCTCATGTTCTATGCAGTTGACCAATAAGACTGATCAGTATGTTGCATTTAAG GTGAAAACAACCAACCCCAAAAGGTACTGCGTTCGCCCTAATGCCGGCGTTGTTTTGCCCAATTCTGTGTGCAATGTCACAG TCACTATGCAAGCGCAAAAAGAGGCTCCTCCTGATATGCAATGTAGGGATAAGTTTCTGGTTCAGAGTGTTATTGCTCCAGAAGGTGCAACTAATAAGGATGTAACACCAGAAATG TTTAACAAGGAGGACGGGAAGCTTGTTGATGACTTCAGATTGAGGGTTGTTTTTGTTCCAGCTAACCGTCCCTCTCCAGTACCTGAAGGAGATGAAGAAGGGACTTCTCCTGGAACGTCTTCAGCTGAggatgagattaaaaaatctTCATTGCCTGAAGCT GCACAGTCAGTTGTCTCAAAGTTGAATGAGGAGAAAGcttctattattaaacaaaatcaaaagctGCTCGGAGAATTG GAATTGATGCAAAAACGAAGCAGAGAAGGGCAACGTGGTGGCGTATCTGTTGTGGCAGTAGTGGTTGGGCTACTTCTGGGTATATTGGTGGGATACTTGATCAggaaataa
- the LOC110012812 gene encoding uncharacterized protein LOC110012812, translating into MQMSIVVSCLVLVLLCFSLTACNGRSLGVVKDEKATAAKEFQLSVTKKNDKVESARVSIQPGEVKSSLPDASKNAMRFEEIKTTSESNEPGKRIQAKGEGTTQNDSSLATDHVSWRVPHKKRGEQEPGFNLDYLPPKTHPPVHN; encoded by the exons ATGCAAATGTCGATCGTCGTATCGTGTCTGGTTCTGGTGCTTCTATGTTTTTCATTGACTGCATGTAATGGTCGGAGCCTTGGAGTGGTTAAGGATGAGAAGGCAACTGCAGCAAAAGAATTTCAGCTCTCAGTTACCAAG AAAAACGATAAGGTGGAATCAGCTAGGGTTTCCATACAGCCTGGTGAGGTGAAATCTTCATTACCAGATGCATCCAAGAATGCAATGAGATTTGAGGAAATTAAGACCACCAGTGAATCAAATGAGCCCGGAAAGCGGATTCAGGCAAAAGGCGAAGGTACCACACAGAATGATTCTTCTCTAGCTACTGATCATGTTTCTTGGAGGGTGCCTCACAAGAAGAGAGGAGAGCAAGAACCAGGGTTTAACTTGGACTATTTGCCGCCAAAAACGCATCCTCCCGTCCACAACTGA
- the LOC105171019 gene encoding spindle and kinetochore-associated protein 1 homolog: MDVKEAGTSLDSLVSSFNTRIAELQQLVIARNMYPASSISDLSAIDAALKGMELQVQNIKNRLRDETRAIPKAKKLIEAALQQQKKLETISACIPSCIPERLIHLNQDANKCFNVQREEHKQEPGFDSSKPEEPAGPAPREKKGRAPPPMWYVTGDELNSVPSYMKQRLTLDKVNAAIGDMAAYAEANAQLIAAPRKKLAETNLDKALELREIATTDGVKGKHFFLETDIKGPSLKLDNTGRALLTVLRHLGRISETRIGHHRVIILLRP; the protein is encoded by the exons ATGGATGTGAAAGAAGCGGGAACATCGCTTGATTCTCTGGTTTCCTCATTCAACACTCGTATTGCCGAGCTTCAGCAGCTCGTCATTGCTCGCAAca TGTATCCGGCCAGCAGCATCAGCGATTTATCGGCGATAGATGCTGCGTTAAAGGGCATGGAGCTTCAGGtccaaaatataaagaatagatTGCGTGATGAAACTCGAGCTATCCCTAAGGCCAAA AAATTAATTGAGGCAGCACTGCagcaacaaaagaaattggaGACTATTTCTGCTTGCATTCCATCGTGCATACCTGAAAGGCTTATTCATTTGAATCAGGATGCTAACAAATG TTTCAATGTGCAAAGGGAAGAGCATAAGCAAGAACCAGGATTTGATTCTTCAAAGCCTGAGGAGCCTGCAGGCCCTGCACCTAGA GAGAAGAAGGGTCGAGCCCCTCCTCCAATGTGGTATGTCACTGGGGACGAGCTGAATTCTGTGCCCTC GTACATGAAACAAAGACTCACATTGGATAAGGTGAATGCTGCAATAGGTGACATGGCAGCATATGCTGAAGCAAATGCGCAGCTTATCGCAGCACCAAGAAAAAAG CTGGCAGAGACTAACTTGGACAAGGCTCTG GAATTAAGAGAGATTGCAACGACAGATGGAGTGAAGGGGAAACACTTTTTTCTAGAAACAGATATTAAAGGGCCTTCTCTTAAACTCGACAACACGGGAAGAGCACTACTAACG GTCCTTCGGCATCTGGGTCGGATAAGTGAGACTCGAATTGGGCATCACCGTGTCATCATCCTATTGAGGCCTTAG
- the LOC105171031 gene encoding flavin-containing monooxygenase FMO GS-OX-like 2 encodes MAPPLKVAVIGAGVAGLTAARALKEEGLQVSVYEKSDRLGGTWVYDPRVESDPLGLDPDREVVHGSLYPSLRTNIPRQLMGFSDYPFGSRKNGDSRTFPGHEEVLNFLIEFAEEFGLVELIRFNTEVVRVERVGSRNDEWVVEFRTGQSDSEEVFDAVVVCNGHHTQPRLAHLPGIEKWGGGEIHSHNYRGPDPFQHQVVVVIGAGPSAIDISADICKVAKEVHLSSRNPDIQISKVDYGDNIWQHSKVDCVDEHGVVFFEDGARVHADVILYCTGYNYHFPFLRTKGMVTVDDNRVGPLYKHVFPPKLAPNLAFLGLAYRAAVSLVIDLQAKWVAKVISGKSVLPSQEEMLADVERHYQDMEEKGIPKHYTHTLAQQVSYEYMDWLANQAGKPEVDDETKLKCRSYFNFVAENSLWKAKEWEPTMGIKPLNC; translated from the exons aTGGCACCACCACTAAAGGTGGCGGTGATCGGAGCCGGCGTGGCGGGGCTAACCGCCGCCCGGGCGCTCAAAGAGGAAGGCCTTCAAGTATCCGTCTACGAGAAATCGGACCGACTCGGTGGCACGTGGGTGTACGATCCTCGGGTGGAGTCGGATCCATTAGGCCTCGATCCGGATAGAGAAGTTGTTCATGGCAGCCTGTACCCTTCACTTCGAACTAACATTCCTAGGCAACTCATGGGATTTTCGGACTACCCATTTGGCAGTAGGAAAAATGGTGATTCGAGGACTTTTCCGGGTCATGAAGAGGTGCTCAATTTTCTGATCGAATTTGCTGAGGAATTCGGACTTGTTGAGCTGATAAGGTTCAATACTGAGGTGGTTCGGGTGGAGCGGGTAGGGTCGAGGAACGATGAATGGGTTGTTGAGTTCAGGACGGGCCAATCGGACTCCGAGGAGGTATTTGATGCCGTAGTGGTTTGTAATGGGCACCATACTCAACCCAGATTGGCTCATCTTCCAG GCATAGAGAAATGGGGTGGAGGAGAGATTCATAGTCACAACTACCGAGGACCTGACCCATTTCAGCATCag GTTGTGGTGGTGATCGGAGCGGGGCCAAGCGCAATTGATATTTCCGCAGACATTTGCAAGGTAGCAAAAGAAGTTCATCTTTCCTCGAGAAACCCCGACATTCAAATTTCTAAGGTGGATTACGGTGACAACATTTGGCAACATTCCAAG GTGGATTGTGTTGATGAACACGGAGTGGTTTTTTTCGAAGATGGGGCTCGTGTTCATGCAGATGTCATCCTTTATTGCACCGG gTACAATTACCACTTCCCCTTCTTAAGAACAAAGGGGATGGTAACGGTGGATGATAATCGAGTTGGACCTCTCTACAAACATGTCTTCCCTCCAAAACTTGCTCCCAACCTTGCCTTCCTTGGACTCGCATATCGG GCAGCAGTGAGTCTGGTGATAGACTTACAAGCAAAATGGGTAGCAAAAGTTATATCTGGAAAGAGCGTTCTGCCATCCCAAGAGGAGATGTTGGCTGATGTTGAGCGGCATTATCAGGATATGGAGGAGAAAGGGATACCCAAACACTACACTCATACCCTTGCTCAACAG GTGTCGTACGAGTACATGGACTGGCTAGCCAATCAAGCAGGAAAGCCAGAGGTGGACGATGAAACCAAGTTGAAATGTAGGAGTTATTTCAACTTTGTTGCTGAGAATAGCTTATGGAAGGCAAAAGAGTGGGAACCTACCATGGGGATTAAACCACTCAATTGCTGA
- the LOC105171009 gene encoding putative lipid-binding protein At4g00165 — translation MAGVYQISALIILNFIFFTCVSSHYVPCPPKSTPLPPSTTPTKPVKCPKDTLKFGVCGDWLGLVHEVVGVKPSTKCCALVEGLADLEAALCLCTAIKANVLGVIKVEIPVALSLLINSCGKKVPEGFVC, via the coding sequence ATGGCAGGTGTGTATCAAATTTCTGCTCTCATTATCCTtaacttcatcttcttcacTTGTGTCTCATCCCATTATGTGCCATGCCCGCCAAAGAGCACTCCGTTGCCTCCGTCCACCACCCCGACAAAGCCTGTTAAGTGCCCCAAAGACACCCTTAAGTTCGGCGTTTGTGGCGACTGGCTTGGATTGGTCCATGAGGTTGTCGGGGTGAAGCCGAGCACCAAATGTTGTGCCCTTGTGGAGGGGCTGGCTGACCTTGAGGCTGCATTGTGCTTGTGCACCGCAATAAAGGCCAATGTTCTAGGAGTCATAAAAGTTGAAATACCAGTCGCATTAAGTTTGCTTATCAACTCATGCGGCAAGAAGGTGCCTGAAGGATTTGTTTGCTGA